The following is a genomic window from Clostridium sp..
AGTACCATCATCTTCTTGTTTCTCTTCAACATGTTTGTATTCCCCCGTATTATTATAATTTACTGTGTGTATTATAGCATGGTTTTTAAGTGCGCTTGTTTTTGATTATATATTACAATTGAATAATTATGAATAATTGTTAAGCCATATTTACATTAGAATACATACTTTTTACATTGTTTAAGCTGTAAAACGTTTAATATGAGAATATTTTCTAATGAGAGGAATAAAAAAAACCTATAGAAATAAATATATATGGATAGATCTATTAAAGGAGATATTAGATATCCATGTACAATTCAGATCCCGACAGTTTAAATTTTTTAGACGGTGTGAGAAACAGCAAGGGTCCGGATGACCTGAAGGATTTTTTCAACCAGCTCTCCAGACAGAATCCGGATAAGGCAGATATTTTTATCAATGACAAAAAGCTGCAGTTTCCAACATTGTTTATTCTCAAAGATGAAATCAGAAGGACTGATTTATTCAGAAACCTGAATCAAAGAAACAAGATAGCCCTGCTGATTATAAAAAAGATACTTTCAGACAAAAAACAGAACACCCCTCAGGAAAATCTCTCCTTCAGACATATACACCTCATTCATTCAGTTTTAAGGTGGATATTGTCATCCGGAGCTTCCAGCGACGGCATAAGTGATGAATATGCCCGGGTACTGGATATCACTTCCGCAATCTTGACACAAATATACAGGGACAGTACACTGCTTCCCATTATGGCGGACATAATTTTTGAAAGACATAAAAAGGGCCTTTTGATTCACGATCTCATCTGGGCATTTTTCCAGTCTGCAAATCCCGAAAGTCTTATGATCATAGGTCAAAAATTACTTTCTGACCACAAAAAAGACGTTGAGCTGGCCTCAAAGCTGCTGAATTTTATACCTGAACTGGAGGAAAGTACAGGCAGAGCAAAAAAATACACCATCTTTTCAAACTGGATGAAGGAAAACAGTGCATTCTTGAAATATACGGGCGAAAGCTTTCATCAGACCTTCAAGCCGAGGCCCTACAGGGTAGTTCTAGAAGGGAAATATCTATGCAGGAACATATGCTGCGATACAGGAAAAGCCGTTTGCTGTCCCACTCCCGAGGAATACAGCCTTCTTGATGAATTCAAAAAGCTTGATGAAAATGTGAAGGTGCTTCTCTCGAATTTTTCCTTGAAAATACACAGCAGGAATATATATCTATGGGGTCTGTGGATACGCTCCCCTCTGGAGGATCAGATAAAAATAGCCAGAATAGGAGGAGTACAATGAGTTTTGAATCGAATTTGAGAAATAACATTGTAAATGCAGCCATAGCACTTGATAAAAGCAATTTGTCCTTCAGCACCTTCCGTAAATCCTACTGCAACGGGAACTACTGGGAGAGGACGCGGCAGGGGGGCTTTCTGCTGAAAGAAGGAGCAAGTCCCTCAGCTGCAATCAACGATATTTACAGAAACGGCAGTAAATACGGTACTGAATGTGCAACGGCAATAGTCATAGTATTTTACAAGGCCTGCCTTGACTCTTTTGGAAACAGGCTGTTTGATGCCGTATTACCCGATATATATTTAATGAACTGGCAAAATGTAGACAGGAATCTGGGACTTGCCACAATGGACATAGAAAATCCCCTGCCCGGAGACTGCCTGTACTTTAAAAATCCGCAGGT
Proteins encoded in this region:
- a CDS encoding protein-glutamine gamma-glutamyltransferase, with amino-acid sequence MSFESNLRNNIVNAAIALDKSNLSFSTFRKSYCNGNYWERTRQGGFLLKEGASPSAAINDIYRNGSKYGTECATAIVIVFYKACLDSFGNRLFDAVLPDIYLMNWQNVDRNLGLATMDIENPLPGDCLYFKNPQVSPLTPEWQGENVIDLGEGMYYGHGVGIRTGNEIVDALNSNRVMGATQSAYLLDSATRPDFERLAHIKESS